Proteins encoded in a region of the Quercus lobata isolate SW786 chromosome 8, ValleyOak3.0 Primary Assembly, whole genome shotgun sequence genome:
- the LOC115957252 gene encoding transcription factor bHLH67-like has protein sequence MERLQGPMNPCFFGDHSDLGCLEQEFVTTESLKVEEEAAYFSNSMLEDKVPFLQMLQSVGSPHFLPFKEPSFQTLLRLQHLKKPCEVYTYFPEMETQIQALELESCVTNDMVELHSPMKSETMDLQHPHSASCLEATVSSECNQEKPNSAEKHCIESNSGSPPPWANPQSWPKHTQFSKSLPIVTRERKKRKRARPTKNKEEVENQRMTHIAVERNRRRQMNDHLNVLRSLMPASYIQRGDQASIIGGAIDFVKELEQLLHSLEAQKRMRKNKEGNESSTVVPSNGFFILPQCRIGSDEGNCGEEVKAENKSEVAEIEVTVIQTHVNLKIHSQRRPGQLLKAIVALEDLRLTVLHLNITSSESSVLYSFNLKMEDECKLGSADEIASKVHQIFSLINGS, from the exons atggagaggctCCAAGGACCCATGAATCCCTGT TTCTTTGGGGACCATTCAGACCTGGGTTGTTTAGAGCAAGAATTTGTGACCACGGAAAGCTTGAAAGTTGAGGAAGAAGCAGCATACTTTTCAAACTCAATGTTAGAGGACAAAGTGCCATTTCTTCAGATGCTACAGAGTGTGGGATCCCCTCACTTTTTGCCTTTCAAAGAGCCTAGTTTTCAAACACTGTTGAGATTGCAACACCTAAAGAAGCCTTGCGAGGTTTACACCTATTTTCCTGAAATGGAAACCCAAATTCAGGCCCTAGAGCTTGAGAGCTGTGTCACCAATGACATGGTAGAGTTACACTCACCAATGAAATCCGAGACCATGGACCTTCAACACCCACATTCAGCTTCATGTCTCGAAGCTACTGTGAGCTCAGAGTGCAACCAAGAAAAACCCAACTCAGCTGAAAAACATTGCATAGAAAGTAACTCGGGCTCTCCACCTCCTTGGGCTAACCCACAATCCTGGCCTAAACACACCCAGTTCTCCAAATCTCTACCAATAGTAACACGGGAGAGAAAAAAGCGAAAGCGAGCAAGACCAACCAAGAACAAAGAAGAGGTAGAGAACCAGCGCATGACCCACATTGCTGTGGAACGCAACCGGAGACGCCAAATGAATGACCATCTCAATGTCCTCAGGTCTCTCATGCCCGCCTCCTATATTCAAAGG GGTGACCAAGCTTCTATTATTGGAGGTGCAATAGACTTTGTGAAGGAACTAGAGCAGCTACTTCATTCCCTTGAAGCAcaaaagagaatgagaaaaaacaaagaaggaaacGAAAGCTCCACTGTGGTCCCATCCAATGGCTTCTTTATTTTGCCACAATGTAGAATTGGTTCTGATGAAGGAAATTGTGGAGAAGAGGTGAAGGCAGAGAACAAGTCTGAGGTGGCGGAGATAGAAGTGACAGTGATTCAAACTCATGTTAACTTGAAAATTCATAGCCAAAGGAGGCCTGGCCAGTTGCTCAAAGCCATTGTTGCATTGGAGGATCTTAGGCTCACAGTTTTGCACCTTAACATTACCTCCTCGGAGAGCTCAGTACTTTACTCTTTCAATCTCAAG ATGGAGGATGAGTGTAAATTAGGATCTGCTGATGAGATTGCATCGAAAGTTCATCAAATATTCAGCCTCATCAACGGTAGCTGA
- the LOC115954875 gene encoding protein CURVATURE THYLAKOID 1B, chloroplastic: MASTSSTLTISSSSTLVDVKAPRQSAASSPQCVSLPTLPPPPVQQSQNKPWKTTAYCRKLARNVMAMATGEAPAEVAVAELPEIVKTVQEAWDKVEDKYAVSSLAVAGVVALWGSTGMISAIDRLPLIPGVLELVGIGYSGWFAYKNLVFKPDREALLEKIKVTYKDIIGSS, from the exons ATGGCCTCAACCTCCTCCACACTCACAATCTCCTCCTCATCCACCCTTGTTGATGTCAAGGCTCCTCGCCAATCAGCTGCTTCATCACCACAGTGTGTGTCACTCCCCACACTGCCCCCTCCTCCTGTGCAGCAATCTCAAAACAAACCTTGGAAGACCACAGCTTATT GCCGTAAGCTAGCTCGCAATGTCATGGCCATGGCCACTGGAGAGGCGCCAGCAGAAGTTGCAGTAGCTGAGCTGCCAGAGATTGTGAAGACAGTTCAAGAAGCC TGGGACAAAGTTGAAGATAAGTATGCAGTGAGTTCACTTGCAGTAGCTGGTGTGGTTGCACTGTGGGGCTCCACTGGGATGATCTCG GCAATTGATAGGCTTCCTTTAATTCCTGGTGTTCTTGAGCTTGTGGGTATTGGCTATTCTGGG TGGTTTGCATACAAGAACCTGGTTTTCAAACCAGACAG GGAAGCTTTGTTAGAGAAGATAAAAGTTACATACAAGGATATAATTGGGAGCAGCTAG